The following proteins are encoded in a genomic region of Nocardioides sp. cx-173:
- a CDS encoding LytR C-terminal domain-containing protein → MPGFAAARLRSALTLLALALLLLVGVAWGWGAVTEPFPEADEVPICSDTDVPAGTKIYPDQVTVSVANAGTREGLAGRTMQLLVDGGFGRGGINNAPEGTDVRFAEIWTDQPQSPAVKLVKSRLGKRAQVVRRDTSLPGVNVIVGDDFVELAKGGQWAKSNQDSVICSPPAEADDDPGVVD, encoded by the coding sequence ATGCCCGGCTTCGCCGCCGCGCGGCTGCGCTCGGCGCTCACCCTGCTCGCGCTCGCCCTGTTGCTGCTGGTCGGCGTCGCCTGGGGCTGGGGCGCCGTCACCGAGCCGTTCCCCGAGGCCGACGAGGTGCCGATCTGCAGCGACACCGACGTGCCGGCGGGCACGAAGATCTATCCCGACCAGGTGACGGTGAGTGTGGCCAACGCGGGCACGCGCGAGGGCCTCGCCGGACGGACCATGCAGCTCCTGGTCGACGGCGGCTTCGGCCGGGGCGGGATCAACAACGCGCCCGAGGGCACCGACGTGAGGTTCGCCGAGATCTGGACCGACCAGCCGCAGAGCCCGGCGGTCAAGCTGGTCAAGAGCCGGCTGGGCAAGCGGGCCCAGGTGGTCCGCCGCGACACCAGCCTGCCCGGGGTCAACGTGATCGTCGGCGATGACTTCGTCGAGCTCGCCAAGGGCGGCCAATGGGCCAAGTCCAACCAGGACAGCGTGATCTGCAGCCCGCCGGCCGAGGCCGACGACGACCCCGGCGTCGTGGACTGA
- a CDS encoding type II toxin-antitoxin system VapB family antitoxin, which yields MIFKRVGDGRPYPDHGLSARAWAAVPPRQVRLDELVTTKDTLQLAALLDEDSTFYGDLFAHVVEWREEYYLEDGLHRALRAALQQRNVLHARVHRLEA from the coding sequence GTGATCTTCAAGCGAGTCGGAGACGGGAGGCCGTACCCCGACCACGGCCTCTCGGCCCGGGCCTGGGCGGCCGTGCCTCCGCGCCAGGTCCGCCTCGACGAGCTGGTCACGACCAAGGACACCCTGCAGTTGGCGGCGCTGCTCGACGAGGACTCCACCTTCTACGGCGACCTGTTCGCCCACGTCGTGGAGTGGCGCGAGGAGTACTACCTCGAGGACGGGCTGCACCGCGCGCTGCGGGCCGCCCTGCAGCAGCGCAACGTCCTGCACGCCCGCGTCCACCGGCTGGAGGCCTGA